In Phormidium yuhuli AB48, one genomic interval encodes:
- the topA gene encoding type I DNA topoisomerase, with the protein MSTLVIVESPTKARTIRKYLPNDYQVEASMGHIRDLPQSASEIPAAVKKEKWSQLGVNVEADFEPIYVVPKDKKKVVKTLKDALKNATELVLATDEDREGESISWHLLQVLKPKVPTKRMVFHEITEEAIQNALHHCRDLNEQLVHAQETRRILDRLVGYTLSPLLWKKIAPKLSAGRVQSVAVRLIVMRERERRAFRMGSYWDLKAHLSKDNTPFDAKLISVDGTKVATGSDFDENTGQIKAGRNVQLLNEADANALKERLLGKPWNVSNFEERQNRRKPAPPFTTSTLQQEANRKLRLSARDTMRVAQSLYENGYITYMRTDSVHLSEQAIAAARECVTQMYGPDYLSPQPRQYATKSKGAQEAHEAIRPAGNRFRTPRETGLKDRELALYDLIWKRTVASQMAEVRQTSLSVDLSVENALFRANGKRIDFPGFFRAYVEGSDDPDAALENREAILPALAVGDRPDCQDIEAVGHETQPPARFTEASLVKTLESEGIGRPSTYASIIGTIIDRGYAQMQNNALVPSFTAFAVCSLLENYFPDLVDLHFTAKMEATLDRISTGDVEWIPYLREFYSGDKGLDTQVRQQEDQIEPTEAKTIVLENLPVNVRIGKFGPYLETEKDGETITASIPQNLTPSDLDSEQVEVLLRQKTEGPDKLGMHPETGEPIYILIGSYGPYVQLGEVSDENPKPKRASLPKGQTPETITLETAVGLLSLPRLLGVHPESGNKIQAGLGRFGPYIVHKKGGEDGKDDYRSIRASSEDDVLTIPLERALEMLAEPKRGRGRRGSKKKPMRELGDHPTDKEPLNIYDGPYGPYIKYKRKNISIPDGDSAEELTLERAVELIAAKSSSRKTSTAKRKTTSKKTSTAKRKTTSKKTSNSDS; encoded by the coding sequence ATGTCAACCCTGGTCATCGTCGAATCCCCCACCAAAGCGCGCACCATTCGCAAATATCTCCCTAACGACTACCAGGTCGAAGCCTCCATGGGACATATTCGCGATCTGCCCCAATCTGCCAGCGAAATTCCCGCTGCGGTCAAAAAAGAGAAATGGTCGCAACTAGGTGTGAACGTTGAGGCGGACTTCGAGCCGATTTACGTTGTCCCCAAGGATAAGAAAAAAGTCGTCAAGACCCTCAAAGATGCCTTAAAGAACGCCACAGAACTGGTTTTGGCCACTGACGAAGACCGGGAGGGAGAAAGTATTAGTTGGCACTTGCTGCAAGTCCTCAAGCCCAAAGTGCCTACCAAGCGCATGGTCTTCCATGAAATCACGGAAGAGGCCATCCAAAACGCCCTCCATCACTGTCGAGACCTCAACGAACAGCTCGTTCACGCCCAAGAAACCCGGCGCATTCTCGATCGCCTCGTCGGCTATACCCTCTCCCCCCTCCTCTGGAAGAAAATCGCCCCCAAACTCTCCGCCGGCCGAGTTCAGTCCGTGGCCGTGCGGCTGATTGTGATGCGGGAACGGGAACGGCGAGCCTTCCGTATGGGGTCTTACTGGGACTTAAAAGCTCATCTGAGCAAAGATAACACGCCCTTCGATGCCAAACTCATCAGCGTCGATGGCACAAAGGTGGCCACGGGGAGCGACTTCGACGAGAACACTGGACAAATTAAAGCCGGCCGCAATGTTCAACTGCTGAACGAAGCGGACGCCAACGCCCTGAAAGAGCGGTTATTGGGCAAACCCTGGAACGTCAGTAACTTTGAGGAACGGCAGAACCGGCGTAAACCCGCCCCTCCCTTCACCACCTCAACCCTGCAACAAGAAGCCAACCGGAAATTACGGCTGTCAGCCCGCGATACCATGCGCGTGGCTCAGAGTCTGTATGAAAACGGCTACATTACCTATATGCGGACCGACTCCGTACATTTATCGGAACAGGCGATCGCCGCCGCCCGAGAATGCGTCACCCAGATGTACGGGCCAGACTACCTCAGCCCCCAACCCCGGCAATATGCCACCAAAAGCAAAGGGGCCCAGGAAGCCCACGAAGCCATCCGCCCCGCCGGAAACCGCTTCCGGACTCCCCGTGAAACCGGACTCAAAGACCGAGAACTGGCCCTCTATGACCTCATCTGGAAACGTACCGTCGCCTCCCAGATGGCTGAAGTGCGGCAAACCTCCCTCTCCGTTGATTTAAGCGTGGAGAATGCTCTCTTCCGGGCCAATGGCAAGCGGATTGACTTTCCCGGCTTCTTCCGCGCCTATGTGGAAGGCTCAGATGACCCAGATGCGGCCCTAGAGAACCGTGAGGCGATTCTACCGGCCTTGGCCGTGGGCGATCGCCCCGACTGCCAAGACATCGAAGCCGTCGGCCATGAAACCCAGCCCCCCGCCCGATTCACCGAAGCCTCCCTCGTCAAAACCCTGGAAAGTGAAGGAATCGGCCGCCCGAGTACCTACGCCAGCATCATCGGGACCATCATCGATCGCGGCTACGCCCAGATGCAGAACAACGCCCTAGTTCCCAGCTTTACCGCCTTCGCCGTCTGTAGCCTGCTGGAAAACTACTTCCCAGACTTAGTGGACTTACATTTCACCGCCAAAATGGAGGCCACCCTCGATCGCATCTCTACCGGAGACGTGGAGTGGATTCCCTATTTACGAGAGTTTTACTCTGGCGACAAGGGCCTAGACACCCAAGTTCGGCAACAGGAAGACCAAATCGAACCCACCGAAGCCAAAACCATTGTCTTAGAGAATCTGCCAGTCAACGTTCGCATTGGCAAATTCGGCCCCTACCTAGAAACTGAGAAAGACGGCGAAACCATCACCGCCTCCATTCCCCAAAACCTCACCCCCTCCGACTTAGACTCTGAACAAGTCGAAGTCTTGTTACGGCAAAAAACCGAGGGTCCCGACAAACTGGGAATGCACCCCGAGACGGGGGAACCGATTTACATCCTCATCGGGAGTTACGGCCCCTACGTCCAACTCGGGGAAGTCAGCGACGAGAACCCCAAACCGAAACGGGCCTCCCTCCCCAAAGGTCAGACCCCGGAAACCATTACCCTAGAAACCGCCGTCGGCTTATTGTCCCTCCCCCGACTGTTGGGCGTCCATCCAGAAAGCGGCAATAAAATCCAAGCCGGTTTAGGTCGTTTTGGTCCTTATATCGTCCATAAGAAGGGAGGCGAAGATGGCAAAGATGATTATCGCTCCATTAGAGCCTCTTCTGAGGATGATGTGTTGACGATTCCCCTAGAGCGGGCTTTAGAAATGTTAGCCGAACCCAAACGAGGTCGGGGTCGTCGAGGCAGTAAGAAGAAGCCGATGCGGGAATTAGGAGACCATCCCACCGACAAGGAACCGCTGAACATTTACGATGGTCCTTATGGTCCCTATATCAAGTACAAACGCAAGAACATCTCGATTCCCGATGGCGATTCAGCGGAAGAGTTAACCTTAGAACGGGCAGTGGAGTTAATCGCTGCCAAGTCGTCATCTCGTAAAACCTCAACCGCTAAACGCAAAACCACCTCAAAGAAAACCTCAACCGCTAAACGCAAAACCACCTCAAAGAAAACCTCCAACTCAGACAGCTAA